In Nonomuraea sp. NBC_00507, the following are encoded in one genomic region:
- a CDS encoding polysaccharide lyase, translating to MFDAPHRGNQLVLSPVDGKISAVMTSVANSTFPDFRKVLAAALLALPVTSLATADASASTPANVSAAAGGKFAAVLRFGYEDGSRSSGNPELGFNECCSRPSIQVDDLPRTGKYAVRSYLKYGDHMVAGGTRAESHTMDIDASHFRSGDTVYYGFSIYLASTWQRDSREDIVFQWKAWRDKCESDKFPSAFLSVQPTGKWRLRVNSDSTACSTPDSVRKTSFDLADVKPGQWHDFVFRYEWSYGSQGQIDAWYQTHKNPGWHKVLSTTGPNTFNDDESTSGYLKWGLYKPAWNNGPTDVDSRTIFHDNIAVGKSFNEVNPAVN from the coding sequence ATGTTTGACGCTCCTCACCGCGGCAATCAGTTGGTCCTTTCTCCCGTTGATGGAAAGATCTCTGCGGTGATGACTTCCGTCGCCAACTCGACCTTCCCGGACTTCCGCAAAGTCCTCGCTGCTGCATTGCTTGCCCTCCCCGTCACCAGCCTCGCGACCGCGGATGCCTCAGCGTCGACCCCCGCGAATGTCTCAGCAGCCGCGGGGGGTAAATTCGCCGCCGTTCTTCGGTTCGGCTATGAGGACGGGTCGAGGTCCTCCGGCAACCCGGAACTGGGATTCAACGAATGTTGCAGCCGTCCCTCGATCCAGGTCGATGATCTGCCGAGGACCGGGAAGTACGCGGTCCGCTCCTATCTGAAGTACGGCGATCATATGGTTGCCGGCGGCACCAGGGCGGAAAGCCACACGATGGACATCGATGCCAGCCATTTCAGATCTGGCGACACCGTCTACTATGGGTTCAGCATCTATCTGGCGAGCACCTGGCAGCGCGATTCAAGAGAAGACATCGTGTTCCAGTGGAAAGCCTGGCGCGACAAGTGCGAATCCGACAAGTTTCCCAGCGCGTTCCTCAGCGTGCAGCCCACAGGAAAGTGGCGGTTGCGCGTCAACTCCGACAGCACGGCCTGCTCCACGCCGGATTCCGTCCGCAAGACCAGCTTCGACCTCGCCGATGTGAAACCGGGCCAGTGGCACGACTTCGTCTTCAGGTACGAATGGAGCTACGGCAGCCAAGGCCAAATCGACGCCTGGTATCAGACCCACAAGAATCCTGGGTGGCACAAGGTCTTGAGCACCACCGGCCCCAACACGTTCAACGACGACGAGTCCACCAGCGGCTACCTGAAATGGGGCCTCTACAAGCCTGCGTGGAACAACGGACCGACCGACGTCGACAGCCGTACGATCTTCCACGACAACATCGCCGTGGGCAAATCCTTCAACGAGGTCAACCCGGCGGTCAACTAG
- a CDS encoding nuclear transport factor 2 family protein: MGAAENKRLLQDVFDQMAQGNTRAMSEVMADDFRWVFPGRWSWSGSWGPRQVALNGLLRPLMAQLTDYRSEADLILAEGDRVVVQARGYATTKRGEPYHQTYCYIFRVVDGQITEVVEHCDTALVERVLDRPNR; this comes from the coding sequence ATGGGTGCCGCAGAGAACAAGAGGCTTCTTCAGGACGTCTTCGACCAGATGGCGCAGGGAAACACGCGTGCGATGAGCGAGGTGATGGCCGATGATTTTCGGTGGGTGTTTCCGGGGCGCTGGTCATGGTCGGGAAGCTGGGGACCGAGGCAGGTGGCCCTGAACGGGTTGCTGCGACCGCTCATGGCGCAGCTCACCGATTATCGCAGCGAGGCGGACCTCATTCTCGCCGAAGGCGACCGCGTCGTGGTCCAAGCCCGCGGATATGCCACCACCAAGCGTGGGGAGCCGTACCACCAGACTTACTGCTACATCTTTCGAGTCGTCGACGGGCAAATCACCGAAGTGGTCGAGCACTGCGACACGGCCCTGGTCGAACGGGTCCTCGACCGGCCAAACCGATAA
- a CDS encoding serine hydrolase, with translation MNPAGGSGDLPILPASAATRMNPSLDWAAGEMISTGRDLNRFLAALAGGRILSSSSLAAMRTVQATDAGFGYGLGLQEYPLPYGAEAWGHSGELIGDAGVHA, from the coding sequence GTGAATCCCGCCGGCGGTAGCGGTGACCTGCCGATCCTGCCTGCGTCGGCCGCCACCCGCATGAACCCCTCACTCGACTGGGCGGCGGGTGAGATGATCTCGACCGGCCGCGACCTCAACCGTTTCCTGGCCGCGCTGGCCGGCGGGCGAATCCTGAGCAGTTCCTCGCTTGCCGCCATGCGCACGGTCCAGGCGACCGATGCGGGCTTCGGCTACGGGCTCGGCCTTCAGGAATATCCGCTGCCCTACGGCGCGGAGGCATGGGGGCACAGTGGCGAGCTGATCGGCGACGCCGGCGTGCACGCGTGA